The Metopolophium dirhodum isolate CAU chromosome 4, ASM1992520v1, whole genome shotgun sequence DNA window GGCATATCGTGCAATACGATATAAAGACATTAAGAAATATGAAgacttgaaaacaatattaaactcaatgattgaaaaaaaattcactttatCACACTTACACACGAAATTATCGATGTTCAGATTAGCATACGGAGAAACGATACAACAATACGCAGATAGAGCAGAACAATTATTTTACGAAATTCTCGAAACATCAATATCTACGGGTAGACTAGATAACCCAGatgatatatcaaaaataacagcGATGCAGATCCTGACTGCATTCACAGAGGGCCTGCCTCACGACACTAGGATAATAGTCAAGGCTAGAAAGCCGAACGATTTAAACGAAGCTGTTCAGATCGCAATCGAGGAGGAAACGTCACGCTTATCACAAAAGGAAATGCGTAAAAATAACATTCACCAGAAAGtggataataaatacaaatcgaATCAAAATCCGACGGCATCTCACAGCAAGTCAAGTGGCGCGTGTTTCCTATGTGGACGAACAAACCACCAAGCTCGACAATGTCGTGCGTCAGAAGCAGAGAAAATTCGGTATAAAGAGTCACATCAGAAAGGAAAAACTGAACTACGCGATGTGAAAACAATTACATGTCGGTACTGTAAAAAACCAAATCATACATTGGAAGAATGTCGAAAACGCAAATATGTTAATGCGAAGAAAGAACAGGAAAAGCAAGCATCGGCATCGGGAAACGAATCAACACCGGGCCCCAGTGGCGGACGCCCGGTGGGACAAATCAAGACAGCCACTCTCAACCTGCAGGGGTTCTCCTTTTCGAAGCAAAATTAGTGGAGAATCATGTCTCTTTACAAATACCACAATGCGTTCAGGGTAGTGCACACTTTCTACTGGACACCGGAAGTGATCTAAACATGATAAAATTGTCTAGCCTACTTGACGAGGTATTTGTCGACGAAACCCAGATTTACCAACTGAAGGGAATAAATGAGTATCTAGTCCACACTCTTGGGTCCGTAACTTTGGACGTGCAATTTGGAACAAAGGTGCAGCCAACGAGCTTCCAAGTCATTCGGGACGATTTTCCAGTGCCTCATGAGGGTATTTTGGGCAAACCTTTTCTGGTTGACAACGGACTTATTATTGACTATCAAGCTTCGAGAGTCACGCAAACCAATGAAGAGCCAATCCAGGTGGCACCACGTACGGAAACCATAATAGCAATTAGTACAACAGCAGCGGAAGGCAGCACTTTTGTCATTCATTCCCAACCTATCGGAGGAGAGAACATACAGGTGAACTTGTAAAATTGTTGGAACCATAAGCTATTGGCaggtgttaatattaattttacttgcaaatttttttagtaggtaaatagttttgtttatttaataacgtCTTCtaccattttagattctgagcggaacgatgaatgtattgattttaattaatgctttttacatacctactacatattattatggtagttttcaaaagcgtttggataaacaaaaaagaaattaaggaaaaacggagtttcgaccaaatcgattttgtttattGATACGTACCTCTAAAAAAACCCCGTACATACTTGATTTttgtatcaaatatttatattttatcattttatatacatataggataatatctaaaaattattttgactcgtCTTgagtttcattttcattttttttttttttagttctatttctataaatgtgaataaaattgtatttgttggataaaatagcttgaaaatttaatacctacaagattcctcataaggtcaataattgttattggaaattaaaaaaaaaaagttgagcgttaAACCGccgtgaagttggcccttacactttttcaaaaaaagttttgcacagtgccaatattttgcaagtaattagcaagaatttgcaagtccaatcccagaatttgcaagtcaaaaataaagGAGTTATAAGGGGTGGAACCGAGGAAGGGCTAACTTCAcgcagccctgacttgttgtcagaaactttcaaaactggtgtcaaaccaatcgttataattagcaagaatttgcaagtccactcccgaaatttgcaagtcaaaattcctacccctacgatttttcaaagtatttttcccagccctgacatgttgtcagaaactttcaaaattggtgtcaaaacactcgttataattaacaagaatttgcaagtccactctcgaaatttgcaagtcaaaaatcatatattttttttagtattatcattctcttattttagaagttatagGGGGGGACACAAATTTTACCACTTTGGAAGTGACTCTCGCGCAAACTATtcagcttaaaaaaaaatgatattaaaaaccTCAATATCATTTTTGAAGACCTATCCATAGATACCCCCACGTATaggttgaatgaaaaaaaatttttgagtTTCAGTATGGGCAacccctaaaatgtatttttttttctatttttgtgtGAAAATCTTAATGcggttaatataatacatctacttaccaagttttaacttttaacagtaTAGCTCTCATAGTTTCGAAGAAAAGTGGCAGTGACACTATGACGGACAGACAGGCAGACAGACATGACGAATCTATAAGGGTTCCGTTTTCTGCTACGGAACcctaaaaaaacagaattttaataataataagattttgaagatttttaaccataacttccaaagaaaatttaaccgactttttttaaaagtgtcattattatgcttataaaaacacacattttaaaaaacaaaattcacaaaaatcGCTTTAGAGCTAAATAAACTGGTATGGtttcaaaaattcatattttcatgtattaCTTATCTCTTAAATCTCTAGAAAAACAAgtgttaaataaacattataatttataatattacatttgacatattaaaaatgaatacattgatATCTTTAgaagcatttaatttttttttcttattatcaaaataaataactgtacatattaattaaatagctATCAAACTGAAACTTATAactatgttaatatcaatgttaaTTTGTTACAAACCTAATGATTCTAAGTAATTATTTGTGGTGAACTAATTTGAAAGtgtctgacaacaagtcagggctgcgTGAAGTTAGCCCTTCCTCGGTTCCACCCCTTATAATTCCTTTaatttgacttgcaaattctgggactgaacttgcaaattcttgcttaTAACTTGCAAAAAATTGGCACTGTGcgaaactttttttgaaaaagtgtaaGGTTGGCCCTTTCACGGACgtctaaaatgcccagaatcgtaaacagaagaaaatattcaaaatatttagttcattaaagactgatattcacagggcaccaagttatcaattttcaagtcaatacaaaatattcaactagagttgcattactaaaaaaaaaaattgaaggagggtgttggcgcctgcaggcaaatgcattttaggaaaccgaaaaaaaatttaaaaaaaattgaacagtaggaatacacattacaaagtacaaactaaaatgccgcgaatcttaaacaaaaaaaactattcaaaatatttagttcattaaatactgattattcatagggcatcaagttattaattttcaagtcaatacaaatattcaactagagttacattactaaaaaaaaaattgaaggagggtgttggcgcccgcgggcaaatgcattttaggataccgaaaaaaaattttgaaaaaatttaacagtaggaatacacatttcaaagttgaaactaaaatgcccggaatcttaaacaaaaaaaaaaccatttaaaatatttagttcattaaagataaggattattcaagggtacccgattgtcaatgtttaagaaattttggctagaggttaaatcataaaaaaaaaattgaaggtgggtgttggCGCCCCCAGGGAAATGtgatttaggaaaccaaaaaaaaaattatgaaaaaatttaacagtaggaagacattacaaagtacaatctaaaatacccagaatattaaacagaaaaaactatttaaaatattaatttcattaaacaaggattattcaaagggtaccagattgtcaatgtttaaaaaatttggctaaaggtttaattaaaaaaaaaaaattgaaggagggtgttggcgcccgcaggcaaatgcatttgaggaaaccgaaaaaaaattttgaaaaaacttaacagtaggaatacacattacaaagtacaatctaaaatacccagaatattaaacagaaaaaactatttaaaatatttatttcattaaacaaggattattcaaagggtaccaatgtaaatgtttaaaatattcaactagagttgcattactaaaaaaaaaattgaaggagggtgttggcgcccgcaggcaaatgtattttaggaaacagaaaaaaaattttgaataaatttaacagtAGAAATACAcactacaaagtacaaactaaaataaccagaatattaaacagaaaaaactatttaaaatatttctttcattaaacaaggattattcaaagggtaccagattgtcaatgtttcaaaaatttggctaaaggttaaattataaaaaaaaaattgaaggagggtgttggcgccgcaagcaaatgcattttaggaaaccgaaaaaaaattttgaaaaaacttaacagtaggaatacacattacaaagtacaaactaaaattcccagaatcttaaacagaaagaactattcaaaatatttagttcattaaatactgattattcatagggcaccaagttatcaattttcaagtcaatacaaaatattcaactagagttgcattactaaaaaaaaaaattgatggagggtgttggcacccgcaggcaaatgcatttttggaaaccgaaaaaaaattttgaataaatttaacagtaggaatacacattacaaagaacaaactaaaatgcccagaatctttaacagaaaaaactattcaaaatatttagttcattaaatactgattattcatagggcatcaagttattaattttcaagtcaatacaaatattcaactagagttacattactaaaaaaaaaattgaaggagggtgttggcgcccgtgggcaaatgcattttaggataccgaaaaaaaattttgaaaaaatttaacagtaggaatacacatttcaaagttgaaactaaaatgcccggaatcttaaacaaaaaaaaaccatttaaaatatttagttcattaaagataaggattattcaagggtacccgattgtcaatgtttaagaaattttggctagaggttaaatcataaaaaaaaaattgaaggtgggtgttggCGCCCCCAGGGAAATGtgatttaggaaaccaaaaaaaaaattatgaaaaaatttaacagtaggaagacattacaaagtacaatctaaaatacccagaatattaaacagaaaaaactatttaaaatattaatttcattaaacaaggattattcaaagggtaccagattgtcaatgtttaaaaaatttggctaaaggttaaattataaaaaaaaaattgaaggagggtgttggcgccgcaagcaaatgcattttaggaaaccgaaaaaaaattttgaaaaaacttaacagtaggaatacacattacaaagtacaaactaaaattcccagaatcttaaacagaaagaactattcaaaatatttagttcattaaatactgattattcatagggcaccaagttatcaattttcaagtcaatacaaaatattcaactagagttgcgtaactaaaaaaaaaaattgatggagggtgttggcgcccgcaggcaaatgcattttaggaaaccgaaaaaaaattttgaataaatttaacagtaggaatacacattacaaagaacaaactaaaatgcccagaatctttaacagaaaaaactattcaaaatatttagttcattaaatactgattattcatagggcatcaagttattaattttaaagtcaatacaaatattcaactagagttacattactaaaaaaaaaattgaaggagggtgttggcgcccgcaggcaaatgcatttgaggaaaccgaaaaaaaattttgaaaaaacttaacagtaggaatacacattacaaagtacaatctaaaatacccagaatattaaacagaaaaaactatttaaaatatttatttcattaaacaaggattattcaaagggtaccataatgtaaatgtttaaaatattcaactagagttgcattactaaaaaaaaaattgaaggagggtgttggcgcccgcaggcaaatgtattttaggaaacagaaaaaaaattttgaataaatttaacagtAGAAATACAcactacaaagtacaaactaaaataaccagaatattaaacagaaaaaactatttaaaatatttatttcattaaacaaggattattcaaagggtacccgattgtcaatgtttaagaaatttggctaaaggttaaattataaaaaaaaaattgaaggagggtgttggcgcctgcaggcaaatgcattttagaaaaccgaaaaaaaattttgaaaaaacttaacagtaggaatacacattacaaagtacaatctaaaatacagagaatattaaacagaaaaaactatttaaaatatttatttcattaaacaaggattattcaaagggcaccaagctatcaattttcaagtccatacaaaattattcaactagagttacattactaaaaaaaaaattgaaggagggtgttggcgcccgcaggcaaatgcattttagggaaccgaaaaaaaattttgaaaaaatttaacagtaggaatacacatttcaaagttgaaactaaaatgcccggaatcttaaacaaaaaaaaaccatttaaaatatttagttcattaaagataaggattattcaagggtacccgattgtcaatgtttaagaaatttggctagaggttaaatcgtaaaaaaaaaattgaaggtgggtgttggCGCCCCCAGGCAAATGTgattaggaaaccaaaaaaaaaaattttgaataaatttaacagtaggaatacacattacaaagaacaaactaaaatgcccagaatctttaacagaaaaaactattcaaaatatttagttcattaaacaaggattattcaaagggtaccagattgtcaatgtttaaaatattcaactagagttgcattactaaaaaaaaaattgaaggagggtgttggtgcccgcaggcaaatgcattttaggaaacagaaaaaaaaattttgaattaatttaacagtaggaatacacattacaaagaacaaactaaaatgcccagaatcattAAAGACTgatattcacagggcaccaagttatcaattttcaagtcaatacaaaatattcaactagagttgcataactaaaaaaaaaattgatggagggtgttggcgcccgcaagcaaatgcattttaggaaacagaaaaaaaattttgaataaatttaacagtaggaatacacattacaaagtacaaactaaaatgcccatatgcttaaacaaaaaaaactatttaaaatatttagttcattaaagataaagattattcaagggtacccgattgtcaatgttaaaaaaatttggctagaggttaaatcataaaaaaaaaattaaaagagggTGTAAGCCtctaaattttgaataaatttaacagtaggaatacacattacaaagtacaaactaaaatgcccagaattgtaaacagaaaaaactattcaaaatatttagttcattaaagaatgattatttatagggcaccaagttatcaattttcaagaccatacaaaatattcaactagagttacattacaaaaaaaaatatgaaggagggtgttggcgccggcttgtcagtgttttaaaaatctatatagaaatatctagataggaattaaataacagaaaaaaattttctGAAGGcctacaaatttgaaaatattcatattaaaaatcaattgaattaaatttatgtaaaaaaatttaaaggggaacgtgggctaccgcaggcaaacgcattttaagaagcagataaaaaaattaaaaaaaaatcatatggcaccaagttgttaatgtaaaaaaagatatatataaaagaatcaaaaaaagttaaatatataaaaaaattaattgaatggggaacgtgagagaacgTAGCtagtctcttttcaaattatatattatgtacacaggtactcagcgtGCTCctaggtatagccggttaattttgaaaaatttttatacaaaaaaatctactagagttcaatgaagtgaaaaaaaaattgtttgagaaatctgggtgaaataacactaaacaaaagaatacgctggaagctaaatactgcaatacatattactaTACTTACTACAATTcaaaaactaggtgttgtttacattataataatgcgaacagttattatgatcagaggtgtatcacggtaatatatgtattagaaaataaatataaaaataaatgtaaattatgaaggatgcaaagaaattaaatgataaaaggtactgcacggactctactatgtgattgtaatttataaaggacataaaatgtttaatttaaaataatattgtatttggtgggtctacagtcaatattaaattacaaactataaagtctaaatgcaaataaaaacatagtcagatatctgttttagtctttgtaaatatgtgcggaaaaattagatttagaacaatgtaaaaaaatgtggaaaggaaccctgagaattctttgacaatagaatattaaaacacaaaaccatatattaaactaaaactattgattttatacattttctatttacaaaaactcataagtattgaaaaccttataaaaccctaataaaataatattttgttatattttaaaatacattttataatttgttgtggtaaaaaaatcattatttaatgttggctgtatttaagtttttaataactatactggtacaactcttgctgacagtctttaagaccgtgttaaaaactatgataattagttaacatctaatttcctgccctatcaCCTAACctcacctaaccaaattaataatatttaaatattttcgttcattgttatgtttaaaatatcgaataccttgatagttagtaggaaaagatcatcgcaaagctcacgaccggtgatggtagtcgtctatcattaccatagcttcaactaaccataggtttacctaactaaccttcttatgacttattaggacactttgaataaaaagatcctgatttgcaggttgctgaacttaagtgtttgattatcaagttgatccttagattgttgacaaccttaatccatgctatggatgaagcccatagataataaagatatggatagtccacgcctattttaaatacattgcaGGCcacgttcccggaggggaaggaaattgaggctcctctatattgatagtcgatactcgagttggcctcaattgttcccctcgaagatcagaccgctgataagactattatgtcctatctattatgttatatctttattatctatgatggagccatacccagctcactcgtgtaaacaatttgaagcacataaaagcgatcaacgagtctctatctactttattggtggacggcactttaactacggaCTGTAACGAGACAAAACCGGACGCCCCACTCACGTGGCGCACTCTCGTCACTAACCATTTATTCTCGCGTACCGAGTACCGTGACGCGCTTTTGCGCATCAATAACACATTACGCCCGCTGAATGCAGCAACATCCGTTCACGACGCAACCTAGAGCGCGTGAAGAAGCAAACTTGCTTTGCGACGGCACGCCGCCCGAGTTAATAAGCTCATGTTCGTACCGAACCCCTCAACTTAAAACCCTTTTGAAGACATCATTGAAATCAGCATGTTCCGAACTATCGATAATAGATTTCAATgggttttaagttaaaaagaaaacatgGAAATCTTCAAAAACCTATTACATGTTTTATGCATCCCGTGAAAGTCATGAAAGTACCAGCCAGAAACACGGCCAAAACAACAGTTTCCCCGCTGAGCGCGGTATATTAGTGAGCCGGACGATAGTAGAACATCGTTATACACGGACGCCAATTACCAAACAGATAACAGCATTGCCCCCAGACTGAGTAAGCCGGACAATATCGGACAAAACACGGATGCTCAATAGTCTGTCCCGGCTTTCCCTTTCCGCTCCGAACGACCGTGCGCTGTGAAAAAGTGTGCTGTTGTCG harbors:
- the LOC132943886 gene encoding uncharacterized protein LOC132943886 codes for the protein MSNPGASDSDNSDLIDLSSPASDTSSGELYIPHKVLNRERDCLDPTGEIVGTSRYPLRSQISSEHLAGTEHLCKSEHPTKPEHPNNSEHPSTHSQNPNQRQTKKNIQQSNTILHEVQATLGNVDIAIEQSTQVLQSNRKPTSNQVVKMSKHMSIEQALKLIPMFDGESSDSNHAFQNSCDFALQNIDPSEKENFVKGITTRLTGKAYRAIRYKDIKKYEDLKTILNSMIEKKFTLSHLHTKLSMFRLAYGETIQQYADRAEQLFYEILETSISTGRLDNPDDISKITAMQILTAFTEGLPHDTRIIVKARKPNDLNEAVQIAIEEETSRLSQKEMRKNNIHQKVDNKYKSNQNPTASHSKSSGACFLCGRTNHQARQCRASEAEKIRYKESHQKGKTELRDVKTITCRYCKKPNHTLEECRKRKYVNAKKEQEKQASASGNESTPGPSGGRPVGQIKTATLNLQGFSFSKQN